The nucleotide window GGATTCCGGCCAGTACGCACCCTGATCGATCCAGCGACGCAGCGTCTCGATCTCCGATTCGGTCAGAGGTTCGTCGGGCGGCATTTCCAGACCGTCGTAGCGAACCGCCGCCATCAGCAAACTGGTATCCGCGTCGCCGGGAATCACGGCCACGCCGCTGTCACCTCCCTGGGTGATCGTGGTCGCCACGTCCAAACGCAAACCGCCTTCGCTTTCCGATTCGCTGTGGCATTCATAGCACCGGCGAATCAGCAGCGGTCGGACTTCGCTTTCAAAGAATTTGGCATTCGAGCGAGAGGTTTCCACCGAAACCAGCGTGGCGTCGGCCGATTCCGCCGCCCGCGTGGCACTGATCAGCCCGCATAGGAAGACCGAGAGACCGATCGCGAGTCGTGCCGTCGTGGTACGGAGGCATCGGTCGAGGGATCCGCGCGTCATCAAACGGCGCCTCTTGCGGTGGGAAGGTGCGGAAAGGCGGGGCAGGCTGGGGGGGACGCATGGGGCGAAACGCACCGCTATCGCCGATCGACGGGGCGGCGCGGGCCGTCATGCCTCACCAGCTTAATGCATCGCAGGGGCCCACGGCAAGAAAAACGGGGGCCGACACCGGTATCCGAATCGGGGGGCAAAGCTGTCATGCCGCCACCGCACCGCACGGAGATCTCACCATCGCGTTGGATGTTTCGCGGCGGCTTTGAAATTTCCGCGACCGTTACAGAAACGAATCGACCGACGTCACCAGAATCTTGCCATCGCCGATGCGTCCGCTGCGGGCCACTTGGGTGATCTTCTGAAGGACTTCTTCGTACCGCGAATCGTCGACCCACATCGTGATTTCCACCTTCGGCAAAAACGCTTCGTCGTATTCGGTTCGCTGGTATTCGTCCAAATAGCTTTTCTGGCGACCGTATCCCTTCACTTCCGTCACCGTCAGGGCCTCCAGCGGAGCACGGCGAAGCGACGCCAGCACTTTTTCGGCCAGATGAGGTCGGATGACGGTGATGATCTGCTTCACGACGATGGGTCCGTATCGCAACCGATGAACCGTGGCGGCTATCGTTTTTCGCTGGGGTCGGGAACGTATCGGAATTGTCCCTGATTCTTCTTCGCGATCAAACGCATCCGAGATTCGCCTTCACGATTGTGGTAACTGATCGTGTGAACGATGCTGATCGGGTTTGCGTCACCGAACAAGTTTTCGACGCGGTTTTCTTCATCCAACAGTTCGACGATCCCCTGCGGGAATTCACCGTCGGACAGCAAGAAGATCACGTCGGGTTTCAGTCCCAGTGCGAAACGCAAAGCGTCGTACGGGGCGCGGCCTTTGTCGATCTTGATCCGCATCGCCCACTGACGCAGCTTTTCTTTGTTTTCCGGCGTCGCCAAGACACTGCGTGGTTCGTCGCGATTGGCGTCGGACAACCGCATGTAATCGCTCTCGGCGTCAAAGAAGACCACATAGAAACGTTGGTCGGCTCGCAATGCTGCGATCGAGCGCAACAGTTCCAAACGTGCCGATGCGAATGCGTCGCCCATGCTGCCCGAACTGTCGACCAGATAAACAAAGTGGTTGCCGCCGCCCTTGATCCCGCAGAACTCAATCTTTTCCATCGAATCGCCGCCGGCCAACGACATTGCCGTTCCGCTGGACTGGCTCAGCGAACGTGCCGCCGGCGTGACGGCCACCGGTGCATCGGACGGGTCGGGCGAAAATGATGCCGCGTAAACTTCCCCCACGGGGCTCAGTTCATATTGCACATCGGTCGTCGACGGGTCCTCCGGCTGGACTTCCGGTTCGTTCGTTTCGATCGACAGGGTTTCGATGGTCGGTTCGGGCGTTGGATCGCTGGGTGAACCCGTCATCGCGATCTGGTCTTTGGGCCGCGTCGCTTGCAGCGTCATCCAACCCAAGATCAACAACAAAACCAGGTGCACACCGCCGCTGATCAGCCACGGCATCGGCCGCACGCGGCGTCCCGCTTCGTCCTCGTCTGATTCCTCGGCATCGACCAAGTCGGGTCCGTCGCCGTCGTGGGCAGAATCATTGGCCAATGCCAGATCGTGTTCGGCCGCGTCCAACGTCTGCTCGATTGACAACGCCGTCGCGTCCAGCCCGCTGAAATCGGGGGCCTCGGCATCGGTGCCCACCAGATCGGACGACGCTTCGCGGGCGGTCACTTGGTCTGGCACGTCGCCATCGATGGTGGATTCGGGCGTTTCGGTCGGATCCGCGTCGCGAGAGCGATCGAAATGGGGGCGGCGAATTTCGTCGTGCGGTGAATCCCGGCGGACTTGCGGCTGGTCCAATAAAGCGGATCGACCGGTCGGTTCGACCACCGCCTGATCGATCGGCCCGCCCATCGAAACGGCTTGGGCCGCAGCGACGTCATTCCAGTCGCTAAAACGTGGCGGGTCGGCCACCGCCGTCGCCCCGCTGTCGGTTTCATCCAGCTGGCGCAACAGCGATTCCAACTGTTGTTCCTTGGCCCTTAGTTCGGCCAACGAACGCTGCTGGCGGACCCGACGTAGTTCACCTTCAATGGCCTTTCGTCGCTGGACCGGATCGTTGGGCCAGCCGTCGGTCGGATCTTGATCGGCGGGATCAGGAGCTTGCGAATCGGTCAAAGTCAATCATCCCATCGGCAACTGGTGTACACCCGCCTATTCTGACAAGGTCCGTCCGGCTTGCAAATCCGGCCCGCCCCGCAATCCGGTTCTTCTTGTCGAACGAATCAATCCACGACACAGACGGCGTTTAAGGCAATTCGCGTCGAAGCGATCCACGAACCGCCTTTGCCACGCTCGCCGGCTGCGACTCGTATCCCCCGTCACTCAATCACCTTCATTTTGTCACCGGATGACTCAGCCTCTGCCCGACACGCCCGGCTTTCAACAAGCCGCTGCGAAAGTCAAAACGTTTCCGACCAGCCCCGGCGTCTATCTGATGAAAGACTCCGCCGGGGTGGTGATCTATGTCGGCAAAGCAAAGAACCTGCGCAGCCGCGCCGGCAGCTATTTTTTGAAAGCCGCCGCCGAAGACATGCGGACCGCCGATTGGATCGGCGAAATCGCGGACATCGACTTCTTGGAAACCGACAGCGAAGTCGACGCGTTGTTGACCGAATCGCGGCTGATCAAAGACATCCAGCCGCGGCACAACAAAGATCTGAAGGACGACAAGACGTTTCCGTACCTGATGATCACCACCCGCGAAGAATTCCCTCGCGTGGAGGTCACCCGCGAACCCAAGCAAAAAGGCGTCAAGCTGTATGGCCCGTTCACCAGCGCCGGTGCGCTTCGGGGGGCGATCCAGGTGATGCAGCGGATTTTTAAGTTTCGCACCTGCAGTTTGGATATCAGCGAATCGGACGAACGTTGGAACTGGTTTCGGCCGTGCTTGCTGGCCAGCATTCAACAGTGCACCGCGCCGTGTAACTTTCGCATCAGCAAGGAAGATTATCGACGCGACATCCGGCGGCTGCAGACCTTCCTGGAAGGCGGACGAACGAAACTGCTGAAGGAAATGACCCAGGAGATGCAGTCGGCCAGCAAGAACCTGGACTTCGAACGCGCGGCCGTGTTGCGGGATGAGATCCGGATGCTGGAACGTCTGGACGAACGCGGCGAACTGGACACCCATGCCCAGCCGGAAGTCTTTTATATCGATCCGAAAAAGGGGTTGGCGGGATTGCGCAAAGTGTTGCACCTGAGCGAAACGCCGCGGGTGATCGAAGGCGTCGACATCGCGCACCTGGGCGGTGGCCAGACGGTCGCCAGTCTGGTGCAATTCATCGACGGTCTGCCGTTCAAACCCGGTTATCGACGCTTTCGCATCAAGGACGTTTCGGGGATCGACGATTTCCGCAGCATCTATGAAGTCGTCTCGCGACGTTTCCGCAAGCTCAGCAACGACGGCGAAACGTTCCCCGACATCCTGTTGATCGACGGTGGCAAAGGCCAGTTGAACAGTGCGATGGCGGCGTTCCGTGACCAGGAAATCACTCCGCCCACGGTGATCAGTTTGGCCAAGCGAGACGAAGAAATCTTTCGACCCGGCGAAAGCGAACCGATCCGGCTTAGCAAAAGTGCCTTCGCCCTGCGGTTGTTGCAGTACGTCCGCGACGAATCCCACCGCTTTGCCCAGCACTATCACCACATCCTGCGGTCCAAAGCCACGCTGGATGATCGCTAGGCCGATTCGTTCGCCTATTCCCAAAAGCCGGCGAATCTGACACCGGCGACCTGACACCGGCGACCGGACGACCCCAAAAATGGTCGCAGTCCCGCTCCGGCGCAACGACACGTCCCGACTTGCTGCTAAACTGTGGCGTTTCACCAGCCACCGCGGAACGCCTGTTTTCCAGGCTCGGCCGCGAATCGAACCTGCCTGCCCCCCCTTTTTTTCCGGAGAAACCAGCCATGTCCCGAGTCGCCATCCATTCACGCCGTCGTTTCCTGCAAGCCATGGCGGCCACCGGTGCGGCCGGCGTTTCCCTGGCCGCATCGCCACGATCGATGGCCGCGATCTCGCCGAACGAACGCCCGGTCTTCGCGACGATCGGACTGCGCAATCAAGGGTGGACGATCACCAGCAAGTCGTTCAAGTACGCCGATTTCGCCGCGCTGGCCGACGTCGATGCGAATGTTTTGGGCGAGAACATCGAGAAGGTCAAAGAACGCCAGGGCACGGCTCCCGAAGGTTATGCGGATTACCGCAAGGTACTGGAACGCAAAGACATCGACGCCGTGATGATCGCGACCCCCGATCACTGGCACACCAAGATCGCCGTCGAAGCCATGCTGGCGGGCAAAGACGTCTACTGCGAAAAACCCCTAACGCTGACGATCGATGAAGGCAAATTGATCGAAAAGATCGTCAAGCAAACCGGACAAGTGTTCCAAGTCGGAACAATGCAGCGGACCGAGAACCAGCAACGCTTCCTCCAAGCCATCGCACTCATTCGCGAAGGCCGAATCGGCGACATCAAGAAGGTCACTTGCGGAATCAACGGTGCCACTGGTTCTCCGGTGATTCCCGCCATCGATGTTCCCGAAGGTCTCGATTGGGATTTCTGGCTCGGACCAGCACCTAAGGTTCCCTACCGTGCGTTGCCAGAAATGCGAAAAGGCTACGGCGGCGGTGTGCCTCTTTACACGAACTGCCACTACGCTTGGCGGAACTGGTACGAATACTCCGGTGGTCAAATGAACGACTGGGGTGCCCACCACGTCGACATCGCGACTTGGGCATTGGGAGCCAGTGATACAGGTCCGAACAAGATCACACCTGTCA belongs to Crateriforma spongiae and includes:
- a CDS encoding Gfo/Idh/MocA family protein, with product MSRVAIHSRRRFLQAMAATGAAGVSLAASPRSMAAISPNERPVFATIGLRNQGWTITSKSFKYADFAALADVDANVLGENIEKVKERQGTAPEGYADYRKVLERKDIDAVMIATPDHWHTKIAVEAMLAGKDVYCEKPLTLTIDEGKLIEKIVKQTGQVFQVGTMQRTENQQRFLQAIALIREGRIGDIKKVTCGINGATGSPVIPAIDVPEGLDWDFWLGPAPKVPYRALPEMRKGYGGGVPLYTNCHYAWRNWYEYSGGQMNDWGAHHVDIATWALGASDTGPNKITPVSYSLPVDYKDGYPTVADQYNSPTKFEIHANMPGDIPLVITSEGDNGILFEGTKGRFFVNRGKIVGKPVEDLESNPLPEGAVEDVYGGPVAENHTDNFVQAMRNRTQPISDVWSHNRMLETCHLANIAIRLGRELNWDPAKREIVGDEEANSFLSRESRKGYEIDM
- a CDS encoding excinuclease ABC subunit UvrC, giving the protein MTQPLPDTPGFQQAAAKVKTFPTSPGVYLMKDSAGVVIYVGKAKNLRSRAGSYFLKAAAEDMRTADWIGEIADIDFLETDSEVDALLTESRLIKDIQPRHNKDLKDDKTFPYLMITTREEFPRVEVTREPKQKGVKLYGPFTSAGALRGAIQVMQRIFKFRTCSLDISESDERWNWFRPCLLASIQQCTAPCNFRISKEDYRRDIRRLQTFLEGGRTKLLKEMTQEMQSASKNLDFERAAVLRDEIRMLERLDERGELDTHAQPEVFYIDPKKGLAGLRKVLHLSETPRVIEGVDIAHLGGGQTVASLVQFIDGLPFKPGYRRFRIKDVSGIDDFRSIYEVVSRRFRKLSNDGETFPDILLIDGGKGQLNSAMAAFRDQEITPPTVISLAKRDEEIFRPGESEPIRLSKSAFALRLLQYVRDESHRFAQHYHHILRSKATLDDR
- a CDS encoding vWA domain-containing protein, which encodes MTDSQAPDPADQDPTDGWPNDPVQRRKAIEGELRRVRQQRSLAELRAKEQQLESLLRQLDETDSGATAVADPPRFSDWNDVAAAQAVSMGGPIDQAVVEPTGRSALLDQPQVRRDSPHDEIRRPHFDRSRDADPTETPESTIDGDVPDQVTAREASSDLVGTDAEAPDFSGLDATALSIEQTLDAAEHDLALANDSAHDGDGPDLVDAEESDEDEAGRRVRPMPWLISGGVHLVLLLILGWMTLQATRPKDQIAMTGSPSDPTPEPTIETLSIETNEPEVQPEDPSTTDVQYELSPVGEVYAASFSPDPSDAPVAVTPAARSLSQSSGTAMSLAGGDSMEKIEFCGIKGGGNHFVYLVDSSGSMGDAFASARLELLRSIAALRADQRFYVVFFDAESDYMRLSDANRDEPRSVLATPENKEKLRQWAMRIKIDKGRAPYDALRFALGLKPDVIFLLSDGEFPQGIVELLDEENRVENLFGDANPISIVHTISYHNREGESRMRLIAKKNQGQFRYVPDPSEKR
- a CDS encoding P-II family nitrogen regulator, producing the protein MKQIITVIRPHLAEKVLASLRRAPLEALTVTEVKGYGRQKSYLDEYQRTEYDEAFLPKVEITMWVDDSRYEEVLQKITQVARSGRIGDGKILVTSVDSFL